Genomic window (Staphylococcus debuckii):
AACGGAAACAGACATGTATCAATTATATAGCGAAAGATTGCATGAACTCGTTATTGGTAAATTCGTTTCCGCTAAAAGTAATAAAAAACTGGAAAAGCTGCTGACTAAAAGTATGCATGTCGAAACTTTGATTCGTTATCAAAAGGACGAATTATCTTATCATAAACATGAAGAAGATTGGGTGTTATTGAAAGCTTTAACGAACCGCGCACATATTGATCGGTTATTTATCACTCATCTCTCTAATATTATTTACTTACCGAAAGATACCTTTGTAGTGTTCAATTCAGAAGAACGTGAAGCGATTTTAAAAGTCGCACACAGTATTTCTGAAATTATTGCGACAGGTTATTTTGAACGCGAAACACAATCGATTAATTTATTAAAAGCATCTGTTACGCATCTAGATGAATTTGATAAAGAACAATTGAAAAGTCATTTAATTTATGAAATTCTGCTCACGTATCGTATTCTCGATAATCGTTATGCATGAGAAAAGCAGCGGCTTGCCGATCAATCGTCGGTAAGCCGCTGCTTTATATTATTTATGCTGTTTCTCTAAACGTTCTACAATCGCTTGTTTAGCTGCTTCTTCTTCAGTGTTATCTAGGTTTTGAGGCTCAAATGGAATACCTTTTCTCTCACAGGCTTTCTTTAACAAATAGTCTGTGATTTCATGGTTTTTCGGCAAGACGGGTCCATGCAGATAGGTGCCGAGCAAGTTTTTATAATGAATGCCTTCGCGTCGGTCTTCTTCGTTGTTGCCGTAGCCGTATTTAACTTTGCCGAATGTTCCGAAGTCATGGTAAGTACGTCCCCCGTGGTTCTCGAAGCCGACAATTGTCCCGAACGTTTCGCTTTCGATAACAATGTCGCCTGTTAAACGT
Coding sequences:
- a CDS encoding FUSC family protein; amino-acid sequence: MKNDKWYTKIIGARTIKTGLATFLTAFFCMALHLNPIYATLTAIVTIEPTAKASLKKGYKRLPATVIGALLAVLFTYIFSDKSALAYALSATCTIFICAKLKLHDGITVATLTAMAMIPGIGDAYLFNFFSRLLTAVIGLVTAGLVNLIILPPRYYDQVESSAWQTETDMYQLYSERLHELVIGKFVSAKSNKKLEKLLTKSMHVETLIRYQKDELSYHKHEEDWVLLKALTNRAHIDRLFITHLSNIIYLPKDTFVVFNSEEREAILKVAHSISEIIATGYFERETQSINLLKASVTHLDEFDKEQLKSHLIYEILLTYRILDNRYA